The genome window CAGCAGGAAATCTTGGACCCACGAGAGCACGGCTCGCCGCGCAAGCTCGCATCCTTCGCCGTGATTTTCCTGCTGTGGGCCATCATCTACCTTCCCGCGCTGTTCCGTCCGGCGCTGCTCGACGACACCGACTCAGTCCACGCCGAGGCGGCACGCGAGATGGTGGCGCGCGGCGACTGGGTCACGCTCTCGCAGGCCTTCGGCGAGCACGCCCGCAAGCTGCCGGTGAGTTCCACCCACCGCGGGATCTTTGAAGTGCGCCAAGATGCGGCGCAGATAATCCGGCGGAACCTGGATGTCGCTGTCGTTGATCAGCAGGTGGCCGTGGCGCGCCTGGGCCAGCATCTGGATCAGGTTGCTGAGTTTGCGGTTCGCGCCCAGCACCTCTGGGCAGACCAGCAGGCGGACGTGGCCCGGGAACTCCCGCGTCACCTGCTCGGCAACCGGCACGGCGGGGTCGGCCGGATCGGAGACCCCCAGAATGACCTCGTACTCCGCGTAGTCCTGCGTGCAGTGGCTGCCCAGGGCTTCGTAGAGTTCCGGGTCGGCGCCGTGCAGCGGCTTGAGGATGGAAACCGGAGGCAGCGGCCCGTTCGCGACCGCGTCCTTCTGCCGCGAGATCCCAAACGCGCTCCATAGGCAGATCAGGTAGTAGGCCGCCGCGCAGAGCGCCGCCGCAGCCGCGAATTTCGCCGCGAGATCCATGGGCTGAACCAGCCATCTTCGCACGAGGGGTTGGGTTTCGCAGATA of Terriglobales bacterium contains these proteins:
- a CDS encoding glycosyltransferase, whose protein sequence is MDLAAKFAAAAALCAAAYYLICLWSAFGISRQKDAVANGPLPPVSILKPLHGADPELYEALGSHCTQDYAEYEVILGVSDPADPAVPVAEQVTREFPGHVRLLVCPEVLGANRKLSNLIQMLAQARHGHLLINDSDIQVPPDYLRRILAHFKDPAVGGTHRQLAGVLAEGLRERDPVAARHHLACRLGVD